The Paraburkholderia sp. FT54 genome includes a region encoding these proteins:
- a CDS encoding epoxide hydrolase, translating to MLNDIDPHTPSRRRFLGAAAASVASASLSQLAFAETGQSVTDVAQPAGDDKTAIRALRVHVPESQLVDLRRRIKSTRWPERETVTDSSQGVQLATMQKLAQYWSTHYDWRKVEARLNALPQFVTEIDGLDIHFIHVRSKHQNALPIIVTHGWPGSIVEQLKIIGPLSNPTAHGANASDAFDIVIPSLPGYGFSGKPTETGWDPARIARAWIVLMQRLGYTRYVAQGGDWGNAVTEQMAIIAPPGLLGIHTNMPATVPDDIADALKYGNPPPAGLSPDEKHAFDQLDNFYKHGLGYAQEMANRPQTLYGIEDSPIGLAAWMLDHDAASQAMIARVFDGQTEGLTRDDVLDNVTLYWWTNTGVSSARLYWENKLNFFAPKHVGIPVAVSVFPDEIYAAPQSWAEKAYPKLIHYNRLPKGGHFAAWEQPQAFTEEIRLSFRTLR from the coding sequence GTGTTAAACGATATCGATCCTCATACGCCGTCACGTCGGCGTTTTCTTGGTGCGGCGGCGGCGTCGGTTGCTTCGGCTTCATTGAGCCAGCTTGCTTTCGCGGAAACAGGTCAATCTGTCACGGATGTCGCGCAACCCGCAGGCGACGACAAGACCGCAATTCGCGCACTGCGTGTGCATGTGCCGGAGTCGCAACTTGTCGATTTACGCAGACGAATCAAATCGACGCGATGGCCGGAACGGGAGACGGTCACCGATTCGTCGCAAGGCGTACAGCTTGCGACGATGCAAAAGCTTGCGCAGTATTGGTCGACACACTATGACTGGCGCAAGGTCGAAGCGAGGCTGAACGCGTTACCGCAGTTCGTCACAGAAATTGACGGGCTCGACATCCACTTCATACACGTTCGTTCGAAACATCAGAACGCGTTGCCAATCATCGTCACGCACGGATGGCCTGGATCGATCGTCGAGCAGTTGAAAATCATTGGTCCGCTGTCCAATCCAACGGCGCACGGTGCGAATGCATCGGATGCTTTCGATATCGTGATTCCGTCGCTGCCGGGATACGGTTTTTCAGGCAAACCGACCGAAACGGGTTGGGATCCCGCACGCATCGCACGCGCGTGGATCGTCCTGATGCAACGCCTCGGATACACACGGTACGTAGCTCAAGGCGGCGACTGGGGCAATGCGGTCACGGAGCAGATGGCGATCATCGCGCCGCCAGGACTGCTTGGCATTCACACCAACATGCCCGCCACCGTACCGGACGACATTGCCGATGCGCTCAAATACGGCAACCCACCGCCGGCTGGTCTCTCTCCCGATGAAAAGCATGCGTTCGATCAACTCGACAACTTCTACAAACACGGTCTTGGCTATGCGCAGGAAATGGCAAACCGTCCGCAGACGCTTTACGGAATCGAGGATTCGCCGATCGGGCTCGCTGCTTGGATGCTCGATCACGACGCCGCGAGTCAGGCGATGATCGCGCGCGTGTTCGACGGTCAGACCGAGGGCTTGACGCGAGACGACGTGCTCGACAATGTCACGCTCTATTGGTGGACGAACACGGGCGTTTCATCTGCACGGCTCTATTGGGAAAACAAGCTCAACTTCTTTGCGCCGAAGCACGTTGGTATTCCTGTCGCCGTGAGTGTTTTTCCCGATGAGATCTACGCGGCGCCGCAGAGTTGGGCGGAGAAGGCGTATCCGAAACTGATTCACTACAACCGGCTTCCGAAAGGCGGGCATTTTGCGGCCTGGGAACAGCCGCAAGCCTTCACGGAAGAAATTCGTTTGAGCTTCAGGACGTTGCGCTAA
- a CDS encoding alpha/beta hydrolase, translating into MKLTQFLLLACAAFASVSGAALADDGTLAPRQAPAKTIPVPTEVSPQLQKLIAAPLNPAWNVLWTTGEQWRTAADAQAAKVMQTLPAMRERLDVTVQASTINGVRVHIVTPNHIPPEHRDKVLVHIHGGCYELYPGESGTGEAIIMAGLGHYKVISVDYRMPPEAYFPAALDDVETVYKSVLQTNDPKNVGVFGTSAGGALVLELMLRAKQEGLKMPGAIAPGTPMSDLTKTGDSFYTNEKVDNVLVSPNGFCHAAAEVYAHGHDLKDPLLSPVYGDMHGFPPAILTTGTRDLLLSNTVRVHQKLQQSGVDAQLEVFDGMSHAQYQMDDRVPEDKAAFAEITQFFDKHLGH; encoded by the coding sequence ATGAAGCTAACTCAATTCCTCCTGCTCGCATGCGCCGCCTTCGCCTCGGTTTCCGGCGCGGCGCTTGCGGACGACGGTACGCTCGCGCCGCGCCAGGCGCCCGCGAAGACCATTCCGGTGCCGACGGAAGTCAGCCCCCAATTGCAAAAGCTGATCGCGGCGCCACTGAACCCCGCCTGGAATGTCTTGTGGACGACGGGCGAGCAATGGAGAACGGCTGCCGACGCACAGGCCGCGAAGGTCATGCAAACGCTCCCGGCCATGCGCGAGCGTCTGGACGTGACGGTGCAGGCATCGACGATCAACGGCGTGAGGGTGCACATCGTGACGCCCAACCATATTCCGCCCGAACATCGCGACAAGGTGCTGGTTCATATCCATGGCGGCTGCTATGAGCTTTACCCTGGCGAGTCGGGCACGGGCGAGGCCATCATCATGGCGGGTCTTGGACACTACAAGGTCATTTCGGTCGACTACCGCATGCCGCCCGAGGCTTATTTCCCTGCGGCGCTCGACGACGTCGAGACTGTGTATAAGTCGGTGCTCCAGACGAACGACCCAAAGAATGTGGGCGTTTTCGGGACCTCGGCCGGCGGCGCGCTCGTGCTCGAACTGATGCTGCGCGCGAAGCAGGAAGGGCTGAAAATGCCGGGTGCGATCGCTCCCGGTACGCCGATGTCCGACCTGACGAAGACTGGCGACTCGTTCTACACGAACGAAAAGGTCGACAACGTCCTGGTGTCGCCCAATGGGTTCTGCCATGCCGCGGCAGAGGTCTACGCGCATGGTCATGATCTGAAGGACCCGCTGCTCTCACCCGTCTACGGAGACATGCATGGCTTTCCGCCGGCGATTCTGACCACGGGAACACGCGACTTGCTGCTCAGTAACACGGTCCGTGTGCACCAGAAGCTTCAGCAGTCAGGCGTCGATGCACAACTCGAGGTCTTCGACGGAATGTCGCACGCTCAGTACCAGATGGATGATCGCGTGCCCGAGGACAAAGCGGCATTCGCAGAAATCACTCAATTCTTCGACAAGCACCTCGGCCATTGA
- the yqhD gene encoding alcohol dehydrogenase has product MQNFTFQNPTKIIFGEGQIAALDANVPRNARVLITCGGGSIKSNGVLAQVQAALGERASFVFEGIEPNPTYETLMQAVTVARERNIDFLLAVGGGSVIDGTKFIAAAMKFDGEPWDILAKQAPVRDAVPFGSVLTLPATGSEMNNGSVISYRAKGDKLFFTSDATYPLFSVLDPTTTYSLPQRQIANGVVDAFVHIVEQYLTYPVDAKVQDRFAEGLLITLTEVGPQALAEPHNYAVRANLMWTATLALNGLIGAGVPQDWATHMLGHEITALHGLDHAQTLAIVLPAMLTVRKEQKRGKLLQYAERVWNITEGSEDERINAAITATRVFFERMTVGTRLRDYQIGGASIETLIAKLTEHGMTALGEHGDVTPEVSRKVYQVAV; this is encoded by the coding sequence ATGCAAAACTTTACGTTTCAAAACCCCACGAAGATTATTTTCGGCGAAGGCCAGATTGCCGCGCTCGACGCGAATGTGCCGCGCAACGCGCGCGTGCTGATCACGTGTGGCGGCGGCAGCATCAAGAGCAACGGTGTGCTCGCGCAAGTGCAGGCGGCGCTCGGCGAGCGTGCCTCGTTCGTATTCGAAGGTATCGAACCCAATCCTACCTACGAAACCTTGATGCAAGCCGTTACTGTCGCACGCGAGCGGAACATCGACTTCTTGCTGGCGGTGGGCGGCGGCTCGGTGATCGACGGGACGAAGTTCATCGCGGCGGCGATGAAGTTTGACGGCGAGCCGTGGGACATTCTGGCCAAGCAGGCCCCGGTGCGCGATGCGGTGCCGTTCGGCAGCGTGCTGACACTGCCAGCGACCGGTTCGGAAATGAACAATGGCAGCGTCATCAGCTACCGCGCGAAGGGCGACAAGCTGTTCTTCACGAGCGATGCGACCTATCCGCTCTTCTCGGTGCTCGATCCGACGACGACCTATTCGTTGCCGCAGCGGCAGATTGCCAACGGTGTGGTCGATGCGTTCGTTCATATCGTCGAGCAATACCTGACCTACCCGGTCGATGCAAAAGTGCAGGACCGTTTCGCCGAAGGCCTGCTGATCACGCTGACCGAAGTCGGCCCGCAAGCGCTTGCCGAGCCGCACAACTACGCGGTGCGCGCCAACCTGATGTGGACGGCGACGCTGGCGCTGAACGGGCTCATCGGCGCGGGCGTGCCGCAGGACTGGGCGACCCACATGCTCGGCCACGAGATCACCGCGTTGCACGGACTCGACCACGCGCAAACGCTCGCCATCGTGCTGCCGGCGATGCTGACAGTGCGCAAGGAACAGAAGCGCGGGAAGTTGCTGCAATACGCCGAGCGCGTCTGGAACATCACCGAGGGCAGCGAGGACGAACGCATCAACGCGGCGATCACGGCAACCCGCGTGTTCTTCGAGAGAATGACCGTCGGAACCCGCCTGCGCGACTACCAGATCGGCGGCGCTTCCATCGAAACGCTGATCGCGAAACTGACGGAGCACGGGATGACGGCACTTGGCGAGCACGGCGACGTCACGCCGGAAGTCAGCCGCAAGGTCTATCAGGTGGCCGTTTAA
- a CDS encoding TetR family transcriptional regulator, which yields MWSLLPGIRGQSLRTRFPLPGSLWATETGIPTRPPGCAIETTGHTILGMSTRRTENFPDKLLEAGVTLFAEKGFHGTGVKDIVERAGVPKGSFYNYFDSKEAFGAAILRHYADLQAAEWQQYSREADSPDPLLALRTIYERIVADYEACDDRYGCLLGNFAGEIAQSSELCRTTARQTVDEWRVGFAEYLRRGQKYGSVRDDLSADALADFFWNAWEGSLLRMKLEDSIEPLKACVHLMFDLFFRSAR from the coding sequence ATGTGGTCGCTGCTGCCGGGTATCCGCGGGCAGTCGCTCCGCACTCGCTTTCCCCTGCCAGGTAGCTTGTGGGCCACAGAGACAGGCATCCCGACTCGCCCTCCGGGTTGCGCCATTGAGACGACCGGTCATACAATCCTCGGCATGAGCACTCGCCGTACAGAAAACTTTCCCGATAAACTGCTTGAAGCAGGGGTCACGCTATTCGCCGAAAAGGGCTTTCACGGCACTGGCGTGAAAGATATCGTCGAACGCGCCGGCGTACCCAAAGGTTCGTTCTACAACTACTTCGACAGCAAGGAAGCATTCGGTGCAGCGATCCTGCGCCACTATGCGGACTTACAGGCGGCCGAATGGCAGCAGTATTCGCGCGAAGCGGATTCACCCGACCCGCTGCTGGCGCTTCGCACGATCTATGAGCGGATCGTCGCTGACTACGAGGCATGCGACGACCGCTACGGATGCTTGCTGGGCAACTTCGCCGGTGAAATCGCGCAGTCGAGCGAGCTTTGCCGGACGACCGCGCGCCAGACAGTCGACGAATGGCGCGTAGGCTTTGCGGAGTACCTTCGCCGCGGCCAGAAATACGGCTCGGTGCGCGACGATCTGTCCGCAGATGCGCTGGCGGACTTCTTCTGGAACGCGTGGGAAGGCAGCCTGTTGCGCATGAAACTGGAAGACTCGATCGAACCGCTGAAAGCCTGCGTGCACCTGATGTTCGATCTGTTCTTCAGATCCGCCCGCTAA
- a CDS encoding putative quinol monooxygenase — protein sequence MSSEIRVVAVVQGKPGTADAIEQALLRCVAPSRAETGCLLYTPHRDLDRAERFVFFERWASRAALAEHERTEHFKELVRELTPLVAQPLDVTILDALLDD from the coding sequence ATGTCATCGGAAATTCGTGTAGTCGCAGTCGTTCAAGGTAAACCGGGTACTGCTGACGCGATCGAGCAGGCGCTATTGCGCTGTGTGGCGCCGAGTCGTGCCGAGACGGGCTGCCTGCTCTATACGCCGCACCGCGACCTCGATCGCGCCGAGCGTTTCGTCTTCTTCGAGCGCTGGGCAAGCCGCGCAGCGCTCGCCGAGCACGAGCGCACCGAGCACTTCAAGGAACTGGTTCGCGAACTGACGCCGCTGGTCGCACAGCCGCTCGACGTGACGATACTCGATGCGCTACTCGATGATTGA
- a CDS encoding SDR family oxidoreductase, whose translation MVNNQSTSITLQQSRVVVAGGTSGIGFAVAEAAAHAGAEVIIASSRPERVAAALERLPQGTRGESLDFTDEEQVRAFFARIGALDHLVYTAGESLLLQTLAELSIEAAQRAFEVRYWGALKAVKYAAPLIRAGGSITLTSGVASSRPLPAWTIPSSILGAIESLTRTLAVELAPLRVNAVAPGVLRTALWDNMSEADREGLYDHIAGKMPVQRVGEASDVAQTYLYLMQQGFSTGQVIVVDGGHVLV comes from the coding sequence ATGGTTAACAATCAATCTACCAGCATTACTCTTCAACAAAGCCGGGTCGTGGTGGCCGGGGGCACGTCAGGAATTGGCTTTGCCGTAGCCGAAGCCGCGGCGCATGCCGGAGCCGAAGTGATCATCGCCTCGAGCAGGCCGGAGCGCGTCGCGGCCGCGCTTGAGCGCCTGCCTCAAGGCACGCGCGGCGAGTCACTCGACTTTACCGACGAGGAGCAAGTGCGCGCGTTTTTCGCACGCATCGGTGCGCTAGACCACCTCGTCTACACGGCCGGGGAATCATTGTTGCTGCAAACCCTCGCTGAGCTTAGCATCGAAGCCGCGCAGCGGGCCTTCGAGGTACGCTATTGGGGTGCGCTCAAGGCCGTCAAATATGCGGCTCCCCTCATTCGTGCGGGCGGCTCCATCACCCTGACGAGCGGAGTGGCTTCGTCGCGTCCCTTGCCTGCGTGGACGATCCCGTCCAGTATCCTCGGGGCCATCGAGTCGCTCACACGGACACTGGCCGTCGAGCTTGCGCCGCTGCGTGTGAATGCCGTGGCGCCTGGCGTCTTGCGTACCGCGCTGTGGGACAACATGAGCGAAGCCGATCGCGAAGGTCTGTACGACCATATCGCCGGGAAGATGCCGGTACAGCGGGTCGGGGAGGCGAGCGACGTCGCGCAAACGTATCTTTACCTGATGCAGCAGGGCTTTAGCACGGGGCAGGTCATCGTTGTCGACGGTGGTCACGTGCTGGTCTGA
- a CDS encoding SDR family oxidoreductase — translation MSFDFNGKRVVVAGGSRGIGRSIALGFAQAGAAVSVCARNLEGLKAVEAELSVYDRPVHTAACDLADGEAITAYIASAGNALGGIDILINNASGFGGGDTEAGWEAGIQVDLMATVRAGHAALPFLRQSANAAIVNVTSISALRPSARTQSYAAIKAAVVHYTASHALTLAPDRIRVNSVAPGSIEFPGGAWEQRKTSDPELYERIQRSVPFGRLGTPAEVASAVLFLASSHAGWITGQTLVVDGGQVLT, via the coding sequence ATGAGTTTCGATTTCAACGGTAAACGCGTCGTCGTCGCCGGGGGCTCGCGCGGTATCGGCCGCAGCATCGCGCTCGGGTTCGCGCAGGCAGGCGCCGCCGTGTCCGTCTGTGCGCGCAACCTGGAAGGATTGAAAGCGGTCGAGGCCGAGTTGTCCGTCTATGACCGTCCGGTCCATACCGCAGCTTGCGATCTCGCTGACGGCGAGGCGATCACCGCTTACATTGCGAGCGCCGGCAATGCGCTCGGCGGTATCGACATTTTGATCAACAACGCGTCCGGTTTCGGGGGCGGGGATACCGAAGCCGGATGGGAGGCCGGCATCCAGGTCGACCTCATGGCAACAGTGCGCGCGGGTCATGCCGCGCTTCCATTCCTGCGACAGTCGGCCAACGCTGCGATCGTCAACGTGACGTCCATCTCGGCGCTGCGTCCGTCGGCACGCACCCAGTCTTACGCGGCGATCAAGGCAGCGGTCGTGCACTACACGGCTTCCCATGCATTGACACTCGCGCCGGATCGGATTCGTGTCAACTCGGTTGCGCCAGGTTCGATCGAGTTTCCCGGTGGAGCGTGGGAGCAGCGCAAGACTTCCGATCCCGAGTTGTATGAGCGGATCCAGCGTTCGGTTCCGTTCGGCCGGCTCGGGACACCCGCGGAGGTCGCGAGCGCGGTGCTGTTTCTCGCCAGCTCGCACGCGGGCTGGATCACCGGCCAGACCTTGGTGGTCGATGGCGGCCAGGTGCTGACATAA
- a CDS encoding IS3 family transposase (programmed frameshift): MTKYSEQLKLKLVKQYVAGSAGVEVLAKRYGVSRSVLQLWISAYEQHGRDGLRKKFSHYDAQFRMSVLMHMWQKDLPYRQVAAVFDIRSPGCIAQWERRYHEGGIDALAPRPRWRRKTMTQPVPEKPTEDSAPDKRTREQLLKENEYLRAEVAYPKKARCPASGKEAGRAEEKAQIVQELRQHHPMPALLKAAGLARSTFYYQLSVPDAGERHKDLKTRIKTVYERHKGRYGYRRITAAIRQAGPSVNHKTVQRLMGELKLKSLVRAKKYRSWRGEVGRIAPNLLNREFSAQQPNQKWVTDVTEFNVLGQKLYLSPIMDLYNGEIVAYQMNTRPVFDLVSSMLKKALAKLGPQETPLLHSDQGWQYQMPAYRRLLDQHGLTQSMSRKANCYDNAAMESFFGTLKAEFFRLSRFESIDELKAGIRQYIHYYNHKRIKLKLNGLSPVMYRTQPAQT, translated from the exons ATGACGAAGTACAGTGAGCAGTTAAAGCTGAAGCTGGTGAAGCAGTACGTGGCCGGTTCGGCTGGTGTCGAGGTACTTGCAAAGCGGTATGGAGTGAGTCGCTCGGTTTTACAGCTGTGGATTTCGGCCTACGAGCAACATGGACGGGACGGACTGCGCAAGAAATTCAGTCACTATGACGCGCAGTTCAGGATGTCGGTACTCATGCACATGTGGCAGAAGGATTTGCCATACCGGCAGGTGGCTGCGGTGTTCGACATCCGCAGTCCGGGCTGCATAGCGCAATGGGAACGCCGGTATCATGAAGGCGGTATCGACGCACTGGCGCCTCGTCCACGATGGCGCCGCAAAACCATGACCCAGCCAGTTCCTGAAAAGCCGACCGAAGACAGTGCGCCAGATAAGCGCACGCGTGAGCAGTTGCTCAAGGAAAACGAGTACCTGCGCGCGGAGGTGGCCTATC CTAAAAAAGCTCGATGCCCTGCTTCAGGCAAAGAAGCAGGGCGTGCAGAAGAAAAAGCGCAAATAGTGCAGGAGCTCCGGCAGCACCACCCGATGCCCGCTTTGCTGAAGGCAGCGGGTCTGGCGCGCAGCACGTTCTATTACCAGTTGAGCGTGCCGGATGCCGGTGAGCGGCACAAGGACCTCAAAACCCGCATCAAGACTGTGTATGAACGCCACAAGGGCCGTTATGGCTACCGGCGCATCACGGCGGCGATCCGGCAGGCAGGCCCGAGCGTGAACCACAAGACGGTGCAACGTCTGATGGGAGAACTGAAACTGAAATCGCTGGTGCGCGCGAAGAAATACCGCTCATGGCGCGGCGAAGTCGGCCGTATTGCGCCGAACCTGTTAAACCGCGAGTTCAGCGCACAGCAGCCCAATCAGAAGTGGGTGACGGACGTGACGGAGTTCAACGTGCTGGGTCAGAAGCTGTATCTCTCGCCGATCATGGATCTGTATAACGGCGAGATCGTGGCTTATCAGATGAACACCCGACCGGTCTTCGATCTGGTCAGCAGCATGCTAAAAAAAGCGCTGGCAAAGCTTGGTCCCCAGGAGACCCCGCTGCTGCATTCAGACCAGGGCTGGCAGTACCAGATGCCTGCTTACCGGAGGCTGCTGGATCAACACGGCCTGACGCAGAGCATGTCGCGCAAGGCAAACTGCTACGACAATGCGGCAATGGAAAGCTTCTTTGGCACGCTCAAGGCGGAGTTCTTCCGGCTGAGCAGGTTTGAAAGTATCGACGAGTTGAAGGCTGGCATCAGACAATACATTCACTACTACAACCACAAACGCATCAAGCTCAAACTGAACGGGCTGAGTCCTGTGATGTACAGAACCCAGCCCGCTCAAACCTGA
- a CDS encoding SMP-30/gluconolactonase/LRE family protein — protein sequence MKRIYATFLAALLIAMIAPECQGQYTTDWVANTSGTNVTRVGSVARSMWIAPEGVIYTASMWDENEGGIAIYQNGQSLGSLGGHGEFQGSAITGNATSIFAALQFNATYGSGTVGRYDRTSHTRNLLISVSATTTEPRADVITGLATSGSLLYASDFPGNRVRVYTTDGVWRQDIAVSGPGALAVDSAGNIWVAQKSTGAILEFNPAGVLVNTIQMSVASRPSSLYFDSSTGCLMIGDEGPDMNIKSYNILGIPFLVSTFGVQGGYLDTTTGIKGQVGDKRFTRVTGIGKDTAGNLYVLNNPWGGSWDLGRDGGTDIHSYDSFGHLQWKLQSLNFEGVAAPDPGTDGTYFYGGTNIYSGTAGGTFVANTVDPIDYPSDPRININDRSRDEHFGQLANVGANRILVASGQNPDTFYFFHFNAANGYIAIPDATLPGTAFKTTAPVRDGFCLDSKGEVWAGLDKTNAIWHYPLTGFDANGQPSWGAGIATPIPGTIMPLTRIIYLPESDTMILAQGIVGSTDWTSIGTRIEVYHGWLAGNTTAPNPVINLTSANPKSITAAGNYLFVGYVHTVPNIDAFNLTTGSLDTTLINSNPNTVYVGNDVDSMYGLRSYRRSTGEYVITKDNYNGTSVIIYRWTP from the coding sequence ATGAAACGAATCTATGCCACGTTCCTCGCCGCACTGCTGATCGCTATGATTGCGCCGGAGTGCCAGGGACAGTACACCACCGACTGGGTGGCGAATACATCTGGGACCAACGTTACCCGCGTGGGTAGCGTTGCGCGCTCCATGTGGATAGCGCCCGAGGGTGTCATCTACACGGCTTCCATGTGGGACGAAAACGAGGGTGGTATCGCGATATACCAGAACGGCCAAAGCCTGGGGTCCTTAGGAGGTCACGGCGAGTTTCAGGGCAGCGCCATTACGGGAAATGCAACTTCAATCTTCGCTGCCTTGCAATTCAATGCCACATACGGCAGCGGCACGGTGGGGCGGTACGACCGAACCAGCCATACTCGCAATCTTCTCATCTCGGTCAGCGCGACAACGACTGAGCCGCGGGCTGATGTAATCACAGGACTCGCGACGTCGGGCTCGCTCCTGTATGCAAGCGACTTTCCTGGAAATCGCGTCCGCGTCTACACCACGGACGGCGTCTGGCGGCAGGATATCGCCGTCTCAGGCCCTGGCGCACTCGCAGTGGACAGCGCAGGCAACATCTGGGTTGCGCAGAAAAGTACGGGCGCGATCCTCGAGTTCAATCCGGCCGGCGTGCTCGTGAACACGATCCAGATGTCCGTCGCCTCTCGACCGTCCTCGCTGTATTTCGATTCGTCGACCGGATGTCTCATGATCGGCGACGAGGGCCCCGACATGAACATCAAGTCCTATAACATTTTGGGCATTCCATTTCTGGTCAGTACATTTGGCGTTCAGGGGGGATATCTCGACACCACGACCGGAATCAAAGGACAGGTTGGAGACAAGCGCTTCACCCGCGTCACTGGTATCGGCAAGGACACCGCAGGCAACCTCTATGTGCTCAACAACCCGTGGGGCGGAAGCTGGGATCTCGGCCGCGACGGCGGCACCGACATTCACTCCTACGACAGTTTTGGCCACCTGCAATGGAAGCTTCAGTCTCTCAACTTCGAGGGGGTCGCCGCTCCGGACCCGGGTACTGACGGCACGTACTTCTATGGCGGCACCAACATCTACAGCGGCACTGCGGGGGGAACCTTCGTAGCGAACACTGTCGATCCGATCGACTATCCATCCGATCCACGCATCAACATCAACGATCGCTCACGGGATGAGCACTTCGGTCAACTTGCCAATGTCGGCGCCAACCGGATCCTCGTGGCGTCGGGCCAGAATCCCGATACCTTCTACTTCTTCCACTTCAATGCGGCGAATGGTTACATCGCCATACCGGACGCCACGCTTCCAGGTACGGCGTTCAAGACGACAGCACCGGTCAGGGACGGATTCTGCCTTGACAGCAAAGGGGAAGTCTGGGCCGGTTTGGACAAGACGAATGCCATCTGGCACTATCCGCTGACCGGTTTCGATGCCAACGGTCAGCCGAGTTGGGGAGCAGGAATTGCCACGCCCATTCCGGGCACGATCATGCCATTGACGCGGATCATCTACCTGCCGGAAAGCGACACGATGATCCTGGCACAGGGAATCGTCGGGAGCACGGACTGGACGTCGATCGGAACGCGGATCGAGGTGTATCACGGCTGGCTCGCAGGCAACACGACCGCTCCCAATCCGGTGATCAACCTCACCAGCGCCAATCCCAAGTCGATCACGGCGGCCGGCAACTATCTCTTCGTCGGATATGTACACACCGTGCCCAACATCGATGCCTTCAATCTGACCACAGGCAGCCTGGACACCACGTTGATCAACAGCAATCCCAACACCGTGTACGTCGGCAATGACGTGGATTCGATGTACGGCCTTAGATCGTATCGTCGGTCGACCGGGGAGTACGTGATCACGAAGGATAACTACAATGGGACCAGCGTCATCATTTATCGCTGGACACCCTGA
- a CDS encoding YSC84-related protein: MRTPGRCISLGSVSDAIANESNDSKQRAIDAKVHGTLSKLYANVRGSRELVGKANGVLVFPSVIKVGFVAGGEYGEGALRVGGRSVDYYSTVSGSFGMQAGAQSKAVIFLFMTRDALNSFRRSKGWSVGGEGSVALLKIGANGAIDTTTATAPVNAIVLTNAGLMGDVSLSGTKVSRLKI, from the coding sequence ATGCGGACGCCGGGCAGATGCATCTCCCTGGGGTCGGTAAGCGATGCCATTGCCAACGAGTCCAACGATTCGAAGCAGCGGGCGATCGATGCAAAGGTCCATGGGACCCTGTCGAAGCTGTACGCGAACGTCAGGGGTTCCCGGGAATTGGTCGGCAAGGCGAACGGTGTGCTCGTGTTCCCATCGGTGATCAAGGTTGGCTTCGTCGCCGGTGGCGAGTACGGCGAAGGCGCATTGCGCGTAGGCGGGAGATCCGTTGATTACTACAGCACGGTATCCGGGTCATTTGGCATGCAGGCAGGGGCTCAATCGAAGGCCGTTATCTTCCTGTTCATGACCCGTGATGCGCTCAACAGCTTTCGCCGTTCCAAAGGCTGGTCGGTCGGTGGAGAAGGGTCAGTCGCGCTCTTGAAGATCGGTGCGAACGGCGCGATCGATACGACAACGGCAACCGCACCAGTCAATGCGATCGTGCTGACCAATGCCGGTCTGATGGGAGATGTGTCACTCTCGGGAACCAAGGTCTCGCGACTCAAAATTTGA
- a CDS encoding nuclear transport factor 2 family protein has translation MNLFEYGRFLHPSFGTDLAVMSVRCEAEFDQTLAPGFRVVDADCGMAVPVVMRIGFGAGASMRRQDPSRRRHLRMLKSSQPPAFNEKKGTVMANRTSLLQRAAAAAAFFVLIASHVARAEDSVAPVHPAARDIAQEERNRALVVNFYDAVFNRHDLRTASTVLAPDYIQHNPHIFTGSAPFISFFTEYFKHAPDARSTIVRSATDGDLVFLHVHSTGNPQDRGNAIVDIFRVKHGKIAEHWDVVQPVPEQSANDNTMF, from the coding sequence GTGAACCTTTTCGAATACGGGCGCTTCCTGCATCCCTCCTTCGGCACCGATCTCGCCGTCATGAGCGTTCGGTGCGAAGCTGAGTTCGACCAGACGTTGGCGCCCGGCTTTCGCGTCGTCGACGCAGACTGCGGCATGGCCGTACCCGTCGTCATGCGTATAGGGTTCGGCGCGGGAGCGTCGATGCGTCGGCAAGATCCGTCTCGTCGTCGCCACCTGCGGATGCTAAAGTCCTCGCAGCCGCCGGCTTTCAACGAAAAGAAGGGGACCGTCATGGCAAACAGAACCTCCCTGCTCCAGCGCGCGGCAGCCGCCGCTGCTTTCTTTGTGCTGATCGCGAGCCATGTGGCCCGCGCCGAAGATAGCGTCGCGCCGGTTCATCCGGCCGCTCGCGATATTGCCCAGGAAGAGCGCAACCGCGCGCTAGTCGTGAACTTCTACGATGCGGTGTTCAACCGGCACGATCTCAGGACTGCTAGCACCGTACTCGCACCGGATTACATTCAGCACAATCCGCATATTTTCACCGGGTCCGCGCCGTTCATCAGCTTCTTTACCGAATACTTCAAGCATGCCCCCGATGCCCGTTCGACCATCGTGCGCAGTGCGACCGACGGCGATCTCGTCTTTCTGCATGTTCACTCGACCGGCAACCCGCAAGACCGCGGCAACGCCATCGTGGATATCTTCCGCGTCAAGCACGGCAAGATCGCTGAGCACTGGGATGTGGTTCAACCCGTGCCCGAGCAGTCAGCCAACGACAACACGATGTTCTAG